Proteins co-encoded in one Bacillota bacterium genomic window:
- the eutC gene encoding ethanolamine ammonia-lyase subunit EutC produces the protein MDKALVDLIVQEVSRRIGPAATPRSPVPEIWDAEEDCQRWRFSVLSNSGNDCLSDITAYDIKEKTFVRDPADPEYLRQLKKSTPARIGLGRAGPRYLTIPWLRFRADHAQAMDAVFSDVPAAFAEELGLVCAQTECSSKEEYLQRPDLGRRLSGQARAVLEGRCEHGMQVQVVVADGLSSSAILGNARDFLSSLRQGLSHEGLREGTPVFVRYGRVAVMNDIGEVLRPEVVVEIIGERPGLVTARSMSSYMCYRPGAKTVESDMSMVANIHSGGFPPVEAGAHVASMVKQIITARASGIKLTTGGAG, from the coding sequence ATGGATAAGGCCCTGGTTGACCTGATCGTCCAGGAGGTGTCGAGGAGGATCGGCCCCGCTGCGACCCCGAGGAGCCCGGTTCCCGAAATCTGGGATGCCGAGGAGGACTGCCAGCGGTGGAGGTTCTCGGTACTCAGCAATAGCGGCAATGACTGCCTCAGCGACATTACCGCCTATGACATAAAGGAGAAGACCTTCGTCAGAGACCCGGCCGACCCCGAGTACCTCCGCCAGCTCAAAAAGAGCACTCCGGCGCGAATAGGCCTCGGGAGAGCCGGTCCCAGATATCTCACCATCCCGTGGCTGCGGTTCCGGGCCGACCACGCTCAGGCGATGGACGCGGTTTTCTCCGACGTCCCCGCGGCCTTCGCCGAGGAACTCGGCCTCGTCTGTGCCCAGACGGAGTGTTCGAGCAAGGAAGAGTACCTGCAAAGGCCCGACCTCGGCCGTCGCCTTTCCGGGCAGGCCAGGGCAGTTCTCGAAGGAAGGTGCGAACACGGGATGCAGGTCCAGGTGGTCGTAGCGGACGGACTCAGCTCATCGGCGATCCTCGGGAACGCCAGGGACTTCCTGTCATCTCTCAGACAGGGTCTTTCCCATGAGGGCCTGCGCGAGGGGACTCCTGTATTCGTCAGGTATGGCCGCGTCGCCGTCATGAACGACATCGGTGAGGTCCTGAGGCCGGAGGTGGTAGTTGAGATAATCGGGGAGCGGCCGGGCCTGGTCACCGCCAGGAGCATGAGCTCGTACATGTGCTACAGGCCCGGAGCGAAGACTGTCGAGTCGGACATGAGCATGGTCGCCAACATTCATTCCGGAGGGTTCCCGCCCGTTGAAGCGGGTGCGCACGTTGCTTCGATGGTGAAGCAGATCATTACCGCCAGGGCGAGCGGTATCAAACTTACAACGGGAGGTGCCGGTTGA
- the eutH gene encoding ethanolamine utilization protein EutH → MANISQIIVTVMACFMILGAIDRIIGNRFGLGKQFEEGFMAMGPLALAMVGVVSLAPVLATLLKPVVVPVYQALGADPAMFATTLLACDMGGYPLAKELALTPEAGKFAGIILGSMMGPTVVFSIPVALGIIRSEDRKWLALGMLAGFITIPIGCFAGGLVAGYGMGMIVSNLVPVAIVSILIALGLWRIPTRMVSGFQKFGTGVVIMITIGLAAIVFETLTGVVIIPGMAPVEEGIKIIGAIGIMLLGAYPMVTVITRVFNKPLLTLGRSLGMNEVGAAGLVATLANNIPMFNIMKDMDDRGKVLNVAFCVSAAFTFGDHLGFTAGVEKEMILPMIVGKLVAGVTAILVAILVAPKPDVKT, encoded by the coding sequence ATGGCTAATATAAGCCAGATCATTGTGACTGTGATGGCCTGTTTCATGATCCTGGGGGCCATCGACAGGATCATCGGCAACCGGTTCGGGTTGGGCAAGCAGTTCGAAGAGGGCTTCATGGCCATGGGTCCCCTTGCCCTGGCCATGGTGGGTGTGGTTTCATTGGCTCCCGTCCTGGCGACGTTGCTCAAGCCGGTGGTCGTACCGGTCTACCAGGCGCTGGGCGCCGATCCCGCGATGTTCGCTACCACCCTCCTCGCGTGTGATATGGGTGGCTACCCGCTGGCGAAGGAGCTCGCGCTGACGCCCGAGGCGGGGAAATTCGCCGGCATAATCCTGGGCTCGATGATGGGGCCCACGGTGGTCTTCTCAATCCCCGTTGCGCTTGGGATCATACGGTCGGAAGACAGGAAGTGGCTTGCCCTGGGGATGCTCGCCGGGTTCATAACGATACCCATTGGGTGCTTTGCTGGCGGGCTGGTGGCAGGGTACGGGATGGGCATGATCGTGTCCAACCTGGTTCCAGTGGCGATTGTATCCATACTGATCGCCCTCGGCCTCTGGAGAATCCCCACCAGGATGGTGTCGGGTTTCCAGAAGTTTGGGACGGGCGTAGTGATCATGATCACAATCGGGCTTGCAGCGATCGTATTTGAGACCCTTACAGGGGTGGTCATTATCCCCGGCATGGCTCCGGTTGAAGAAGGCATCAAGATCATAGGGGCAATAGGCATCATGCTCCTCGGCGCGTACCCCATGGTCACCGTCATAACCAGGGTGTTCAACAAGCCGCTGCTCACGCTGGGCCGGAGCCTCGGAATGAATGAAGTCGGCGCGGCCGGCCTAGTGGCCACCCTGGCTAACAACATCCCGATGTTCAACATCATGAAGGACATGGACGACAGGGGCAAGGTGCTCAACGTGGCGTTCTGCGTAAGCGCGGCGTTCACGTTCGGGGATCACCTCGGGTTCACGGCGGGCGTCGAGAAGGAAATGATCCTGCCCATGATCGTCGGGAAGCTGGTGGCCGGCGTGACGGCCATCCTGGTGGCCATTCTAGTGGCTCCAAAGCCCGACGTGAAGACGTAA
- a CDS encoding ethanolamine utilization protein EutP produces the protein MPVTAGQSDNARILVVGAPGSGKTSLIRRLLDLGAPVTKTQALEFYDFAVDTPGEYVQIPRLFFAVLSQVGDARGVWVVQDATAARPTVPPGFAYAFRDRAVGIITKIDSPQADLPRAERFLAGAGVPGPYLRVSVVTGEGVDRVACLADRRKT, from the coding sequence ATGCCTGTGACGGCGGGACAGAGCGATAACGCCAGGATACTGGTGGTAGGCGCTCCCGGAAGCGGCAAGACATCGCTCATACGGCGGTTGCTGGACCTGGGCGCGCCCGTCACCAAGACACAGGCGCTCGAGTTCTACGACTTCGCGGTCGATACGCCGGGGGAATATGTCCAGATCCCCCGGCTATTTTTTGCCGTCCTCAGCCAGGTGGGAGACGCGCGGGGCGTCTGGGTGGTGCAGGACGCCACGGCGGCAAGACCTACCGTGCCGCCCGGTTTTGCATACGCCTTCCGCGACAGGGCGGTGGGCATCATCACCAAGATCGATTCCCCCCAGGCCGACCTCCCAAGAGCCGAGCGCTTTCTCGCCGGCGCTGGCGTCCCCGGGCCGTACCTGCGGGTTTCGGTAGTCACGGGAGAGGGTGTGGATCGGGTTGCGTGCCTGGCAGATCGCCGGAAGACGTGA
- a CDS encoding ethanolamine utilization protein EutQ has protein sequence MDSREIQRIVREVVESVLGGAAGCAEKERGKNPGGRAEGGDRGVFLIKGVEMSLKQFDLVPGVNARLVDFVNSSHGCSMAIGLMELRECTFDWTLNYEEVDYVLDGTLDIIVGDRTYRAFSGDAIFIPKGTSIKFSTPDRALFLYTTYPADWANQ, from the coding sequence ATGGACAGCCGTGAGATCCAGAGGATAGTCAGGGAAGTAGTCGAGTCCGTGCTGGGGGGCGCCGCAGGCTGTGCTGAGAAGGAACGGGGCAAAAACCCGGGGGGAAGGGCTGAGGGAGGCGACCGGGGAGTCTTCCTGATAAAGGGCGTGGAAATGAGCCTGAAGCAGTTCGACCTCGTGCCGGGGGTCAACGCGCGGCTGGTCGATTTCGTCAACTCGTCCCATGGATGCTCGATGGCGATCGGGTTAATGGAACTCCGGGAATGCACGTTTGACTGGACCCTGAACTACGAGGAAGTTGACTACGTGCTGGACGGGACCCTCGACATCATCGTCGGGGATCGTACTTACAGGGCTTTCAGCGGGGATGCCATCTTCATCCCGAAGGGCACGAGCATAAAGTTTAGCACGCCGGACAGGGCGCTGTTCCTCTACACCACCTATCCGGCTGACTGGGCAAACCAGTGA
- a CDS encoding recombinase family protein, with protein sequence MLAVVYARVSTEEQAERGSSLEDQVATCERHARSLGATDVEVHRDVASGSVLQRPGLDALRDRVARGGVDLFVCFDPDRLARNLSHQLLLTEEFERARVSLEFVNFEWKNTPEGKLFYSLRGAIAEYEKEKIRERTTRGKVRRAQEKRLTHNPRTYGYRYCPQEKTLEVHPTAAAVVRQIFDWYVSEDVGCHGIVAKLNNMGIPSPQGVVWQRTTVRRILANTAYIGVMYLRRYDATGVKNSRRLPPAQRVRRRVRPKEEWIGVPVPPIVDLQTFEKAQERITFARRHHAGFSRAEYLLSGLVACGLCGSTLHGNLSTAHGTKRRYYVCTARSPGKANLPRCHLPFIPAGLLESIVWEGVMGWLRDPGALERDILQGTREMAGPLENALQGVKVQIEDCAEQRNRLVELYQRGLVTVEEVERRLRSLVAFLSALLARRVELEEKLARITLTTQDVNDFRAMATHILNYLEALDFDERLNIVRKLVTSVTASPDVVIVEARLSGSGEAKIGPPSSKRRERGLYAGPVPAQIPD encoded by the coding sequence GTGCTTGCGGTGGTGTACGCGCGAGTGTCCACCGAGGAACAGGCTGAGCGCGGTTCCTCATTGGAGGACCAGGTCGCCACCTGTGAGCGCCACGCACGCTCACTGGGCGCCACGGATGTGGAGGTTCACCGCGACGTGGCTTCGGGGAGCGTGCTTCAACGGCCGGGCCTGGACGCGCTCCGGGACAGGGTGGCACGGGGTGGTGTGGACCTGTTCGTATGCTTCGATCCGGACCGCCTCGCCAGGAACCTGTCCCACCAGCTACTGCTTACCGAGGAGTTCGAACGCGCCCGCGTGAGCCTCGAGTTCGTTAACTTCGAGTGGAAGAACACCCCGGAAGGGAAGCTCTTCTATTCGCTGCGGGGGGCGATCGCCGAGTACGAGAAGGAGAAGATCAGGGAGAGGACGACCCGGGGAAAGGTCCGGCGGGCCCAGGAGAAGCGGCTTACGCACAATCCGCGGACCTATGGCTACAGGTATTGTCCGCAAGAGAAAACCCTCGAGGTCCACCCAACTGCGGCTGCCGTTGTGCGTCAAATCTTCGACTGGTACGTCAGCGAGGATGTGGGGTGCCACGGAATAGTCGCGAAGCTTAACAACATGGGTATTCCGTCTCCCCAGGGCGTGGTGTGGCAAAGAACCACGGTAAGGCGGATCCTCGCGAACACGGCCTACATTGGGGTCATGTATCTGCGCCGGTACGACGCGACAGGGGTCAAAAATAGCCGGCGACTTCCACCTGCCCAAAGGGTGCGACGCCGGGTGCGACCCAAGGAAGAATGGATAGGGGTTCCCGTTCCGCCGATCGTGGACCTGCAGACATTCGAGAAAGCGCAGGAGAGAATCACCTTCGCGCGGCGCCACCATGCGGGCTTCTCCCGCGCCGAGTATTTGTTGAGCGGGTTGGTGGCGTGTGGGCTGTGCGGGAGCACGCTGCACGGAAACCTGAGTACCGCCCATGGGACGAAGCGCCGTTACTACGTGTGTACTGCCAGGAGCCCGGGCAAGGCGAACCTACCGAGGTGCCATCTTCCGTTTATCCCGGCCGGCCTGCTTGAATCCATCGTATGGGAGGGGGTTATGGGGTGGCTTCGGGACCCGGGAGCGCTTGAGCGGGACATCCTCCAGGGGACTCGCGAGATGGCGGGGCCCCTCGAGAACGCGTTGCAGGGCGTCAAGGTACAGATTGAGGACTGCGCTGAGCAGAGGAACCGGCTGGTCGAGCTGTACCAACGTGGCCTTGTGACCGTGGAGGAAGTGGAACGCCGCTTGAGGTCACTGGTGGCTTTCCTCTCGGCACTGTTAGCCAGGCGAGTGGAGCTCGAGGAAAAACTTGCGCGAATCACCCTGACGACTCAGGATGTGAACGATTTCAGGGCTATGGCTACCCACATATTGAACTACCTGGAGGCGCTCGACTTCGATGAGCGCCTGAACATCGTTCGGAAGCTCGTAACCAGCGTGACCGCGAGTCCCGATGTGGTAATCGTAGAGGCGCGGCTTTCGGGGAGTGGGGAGGCCAAAATCGGCCCTCCCAGCAGCAAGCGGAGGGAGCGGGGATTGTACGCCGGCCCGGTGCCGGCTCAGATACCCGATTAG
- a CDS encoding DUF1614 domain-containing protein, translated as MRVPVGMILLLAAAILVYFGLAQRVLDRMRLNDRTALGFIVALIVGGFLNITLVRTPAELMLNIGGGLVPLALAIYLLSTADERTERVRGTIAAVVTGAAIYGAGKLLPAEPPAMMIDTLYVSGIVGGVIGYLAGRSRRAAFVAGTVGVILADIAQYIELLTRRIPGRTWIGGAGAFDAVIIAGIIAVLLAELVGESRERLQGGTAKRDERGPKTSRLTGMLGGDDEDSPGEGRTDARRESCETPECEDPYEGGDDL; from the coding sequence ATGAGGGTACCGGTTGGCATGATTCTCCTCCTTGCCGCAGCGATTCTCGTCTACTTTGGGCTGGCGCAGCGCGTCCTCGACAGGATGCGGCTCAACGACAGGACCGCCCTGGGGTTCATCGTCGCGCTCATCGTGGGCGGTTTCCTGAACATCACCCTCGTGAGGACTCCGGCTGAACTCATGCTCAACATAGGAGGCGGGCTCGTCCCGTTGGCCCTGGCCATATACCTCCTGAGCACGGCGGATGAGAGAACCGAAAGGGTTCGGGGGACCATCGCCGCCGTGGTTACCGGAGCCGCCATCTACGGCGCGGGGAAGCTGTTGCCCGCAGAGCCTCCCGCGATGATGATCGACACACTGTACGTCTCCGGAATAGTCGGCGGTGTCATCGGTTATCTCGCGGGCAGGTCGAGACGAGCGGCGTTCGTGGCGGGCACCGTCGGGGTAATACTGGCCGACATCGCGCAGTACATCGAGCTCCTGACGAGGAGGATCCCCGGCAGGACGTGGATCGGCGGCGCCGGCGCGTTCGACGCCGTCATCATAGCCGGGATCATAGCCGTTCTCCTGGCGGAACTCGTCGGGGAGAGCCGTGAGAGGCTTCAGGGAGGGACCGCCAAGAGGGACGAGAGGGGTCCGAAGACGTCGAGGCTGACGGGCATGCTCGGCGGCGACGACGAGGATTCGCCCGGGGAAGGACGCACGGATGCACGCCGGGAGTCTTGCGAGACGCCGGAATGCGAAGACCCGTATGAGGGCGGTGATGATCTGTGA
- a CDS encoding stage II sporulation protein P, whose amino-acid sequence MREAKYRWVILAIMLAVAFGAGAIRERSDRAALLWPAASVAGPHEELPTGEYVTVVNETGAVISHTGHVLAAGDEFVSADNKRYQVIEVAGGKARCKLVGTVTIEEPVPAAQAAGVGGAQAPVPGRGAPANSVGIYHTHSDEAYVPTEGSESVRTGGGVIRVGTVLKDALTGKTIHAVQDPTSHAPHDAMAYARSRRTAANLVGQARAALFDVHRDAAPPGEYTKQVAGNRVTQIMLVVGRQNPKYQTNLEFAKRLKTAVDKTHPGLIKGILLARGSFNQDLHDRALLLEVGADSNSREEAERAVRLLADDLPKVVGASTLPGGGLTGTTGAQGRSAARALGGILVLLGLGVVGYLFISTGGLKEAMSKVGKFGGRELANYLGGHSRRRGGSGGSRGNRGNGEENKGGCGS is encoded by the coding sequence GTGAGAGAGGCCAAATACCGCTGGGTGATACTGGCGATCATGCTGGCCGTCGCGTTCGGGGCGGGGGCTATTCGGGAGCGGTCGGATAGGGCGGCTTTGTTGTGGCCCGCAGCCTCCGTCGCCGGCCCCCACGAGGAACTGCCGACGGGAGAGTACGTCACCGTCGTGAACGAGACAGGGGCTGTCATTTCGCACACCGGCCACGTGCTCGCTGCCGGTGACGAGTTCGTTTCCGCCGACAACAAGCGTTACCAGGTGATAGAGGTCGCGGGTGGCAAGGCCCGCTGCAAGCTGGTGGGCACCGTCACGATCGAGGAACCGGTCCCCGCCGCTCAGGCCGCGGGGGTAGGCGGGGCGCAGGCCCCCGTGCCCGGCCGTGGGGCGCCGGCGAACTCGGTCGGCATATATCACACTCACTCCGACGAGGCCTACGTGCCTACTGAGGGGAGTGAGAGCGTGAGGACGGGCGGAGGGGTGATCAGGGTCGGCACGGTGTTGAAGGACGCGCTCACGGGCAAGACCATTCACGCCGTGCAGGACCCGACGAGCCACGCTCCGCACGACGCGATGGCGTATGCCCGGTCGCGCAGGACGGCTGCCAACCTTGTCGGCCAGGCCCGTGCGGCGCTGTTCGACGTGCACCGCGACGCGGCGCCACCGGGTGAGTACACGAAGCAGGTTGCGGGCAACAGGGTCACGCAGATAATGCTGGTGGTCGGCAGGCAGAACCCGAAGTACCAGACGAACCTAGAGTTCGCGAAGCGGCTCAAGACGGCCGTCGACAAGACGCATCCCGGGCTCATCAAAGGCATACTGCTCGCAAGGGGCAGTTTCAACCAGGACCTGCACGATAGGGCGCTGTTGCTCGAGGTCGGGGCCGACTCCAACAGCAGGGAGGAGGCCGAACGGGCGGTACGCCTTCTGGCGGACGACCTCCCGAAGGTGGTCGGGGCGTCGACGTTGCCGGGGGGTGGCCTTACGGGCACCACCGGAGCCCAGGGAAGGAGCGCGGCAAGGGCGCTGGGCGGAATCCTGGTCTTACTCGGCCTCGGCGTGGTGGGTTACCTGTTCATCTCGACTGGCGGACTTAAAGAGGCCATGTCGAAGGTCGGGAAGTTCGGCGGGCGCGAACTCGCGAACTACCTGGGCGGGCACAGCCGGCGGCGCGGCGGCTCCGGGGGCTCGCGCGGCAATCGCGGCAATGGCGAGGAGAACAAGGGTGGCTGCGGCAGCTGA
- a CDS encoding DUF3189 family protein yields the protein MKILYWAPGLPYTAAEDALARAGGAETPREFWASNGPGLCGRIYYAGADADGNEVYAVGLGGAASIGRKAVEGILSACCETPVISLIRSDARCGVRGRATPVRTALGHAVWRYLGLKNLGLALLAAGPARAGGTRFRYAPQRDDRHPVSGAEDQAFASGGAGEALPASIPRPNGPGDRFVFYHCYGSAHSSVATAAIHLGLLPASRVPAVRELLALRWFDRVRHDQIGTPVYLGEDQTAARVFVLGLGPSRSAARRFVSEATSLCGLDGRVSFVDCLPLAGGLVRVGGFLSRRLGVVRAGRFLAAVGVRRQYWRFVSLACRTRLRLAGRSTAGPATPRY from the coding sequence GTGAAGATACTCTACTGGGCCCCCGGCCTGCCTTACACGGCCGCGGAAGACGCCCTCGCGCGCGCAGGTGGTGCGGAAACGCCCCGGGAGTTCTGGGCCAGCAATGGACCGGGTTTATGCGGCAGGATTTACTACGCCGGCGCCGACGCGGATGGGAACGAGGTATATGCGGTTGGACTCGGGGGTGCGGCTTCCATAGGCCGTAAGGCGGTGGAAGGAATCCTGAGCGCCTGCTGTGAGACCCCTGTGATCAGTCTCATCCGGTCGGACGCGCGCTGCGGGGTGCGCGGGCGGGCTACGCCGGTGAGGACGGCACTGGGACACGCTGTATGGCGCTATCTGGGACTCAAGAACCTCGGACTCGCGCTCCTGGCCGCAGGACCTGCGCGTGCCGGAGGCACGAGGTTCCGGTACGCGCCGCAGCGGGACGACCGTCACCCGGTGTCCGGGGCTGAAGATCAGGCGTTCGCCAGCGGCGGCGCAGGCGAGGCGCTGCCCGCCTCCATCCCCAGGCCCAACGGGCCGGGGGACCGGTTCGTCTTCTATCACTGTTATGGTTCCGCGCACTCGTCGGTCGCCACCGCTGCCATACACCTGGGGCTCTTGCCTGCATCCCGTGTCCCGGCGGTCCGTGAGCTGCTGGCGCTTCGCTGGTTCGACCGCGTCCGTCACGACCAGATCGGTACACCGGTGTATCTGGGAGAGGACCAGACGGCCGCGAGGGTGTTCGTGCTGGGGCTGGGCCCTTCGCGGTCCGCCGCGAGGCGGTTTGTGTCGGAAGCGACCTCGCTGTGCGGCCTGGACGGAAGGGTCTCGTTCGTCGACTGCCTTCCGCTCGCCGGGGGCCTGGTGCGCGTGGGTGGGTTCCTGTCGAGGAGGCTGGGTGTTGTCAGGGCCGGCCGGTTCCTGGCGGCGGTGGGGGTGCGCAGGCAGTACTGGAGGTTCGTCTCCCTGGCGTGCCGCACCCGCCTGAGACTCGCGGGGAGAAGCACCGCCGGGCCGGCCACCCCGCGTTATTGA
- a CDS encoding DUF512 domain-containing protein codes for MEPRGIAGEIGIETGDAIVAVNGRAPRDVIDLRFLAADGRIEVEVEKRCGERVVYEIEKHPDEPLGVSFESDVFDGVKRCANSCPFCFIDGLPAGMRASLYLKDDDYRLSFLHGNFVTLTNMRDDEFARIVEQRLSPIYVSVHSTDPGVREYLLGARSARDVMERLEYLTSNGIRVHAQVVVCPGVNDEQHLDRTIEDLSGFWPGVASVGVVPVGLTRFQRRDCGIRAMSGEEMSRLIDWGLAAHARFRRANGDGFVFLADELFLATGREFPPLDYYGGFPQYENGIGIAPAFLDDLRRLRLPRSFSRGVSATAVCGRLAIALLRSASVELNRIRGVDVSVLPVLNRFFGETVSVSGLLTGRDIAAAVAASGGAAGRLIVVPAVSLRDGVFLDDMTLSDLETALGARVAVAGPSPKDLLERLKREDRGSP; via the coding sequence GTGGAACCGCGCGGAATCGCGGGCGAGATTGGCATCGAAACGGGCGACGCGATAGTCGCCGTGAATGGTCGCGCCCCGCGGGACGTCATCGACTTAAGGTTCCTCGCCGCCGACGGCCGCATCGAGGTCGAGGTGGAGAAGCGGTGCGGGGAGAGGGTCGTTTACGAGATCGAGAAGCACCCCGACGAGCCATTGGGAGTGTCGTTCGAGTCGGACGTTTTCGACGGTGTTAAACGCTGCGCCAATTCGTGCCCATTCTGCTTCATCGACGGGCTGCCCGCTGGAATGCGTGCATCTCTGTATCTGAAGGACGACGACTACCGCCTTTCGTTTCTCCACGGGAACTTCGTCACGTTGACCAACATGCGCGACGACGAATTCGCGAGGATCGTCGAGCAGCGCCTCAGCCCCATATACGTTTCGGTCCACAGCACTGACCCCGGTGTGCGCGAATACCTGCTGGGGGCGCGCTCGGCCCGGGACGTAATGGAACGGCTCGAATACCTGACCTCGAACGGCATAAGAGTCCACGCACAGGTGGTCGTGTGCCCAGGGGTGAATGACGAACAGCACTTGGACAGGACCATCGAGGATCTGTCCGGATTCTGGCCCGGCGTAGCGTCGGTGGGCGTGGTCCCAGTGGGATTGACGAGGTTCCAGAGGCGCGATTGCGGGATCAGGGCGATGTCCGGCGAGGAAATGTCGCGGTTGATCGACTGGGGACTGGCCGCTCACGCCCGTTTCCGGCGGGCCAACGGCGATGGGTTTGTCTTCCTTGCGGACGAATTGTTCCTGGCGACGGGCCGCGAGTTCCCGCCGCTTGACTACTATGGGGGTTTTCCGCAGTACGAGAACGGTATCGGGATAGCCCCGGCGTTCCTCGACGACCTCCGGCGCTTGAGATTGCCGCGTTCCTTCTCGCGCGGCGTTTCGGCCACCGCCGTATGCGGGCGCCTGGCAATTGCGCTGCTCAGGAGCGCCTCCGTGGAACTCAACCGGATACGTGGCGTCGACGTGTCCGTGTTGCCCGTCCTGAACAGGTTCTTTGGCGAGACTGTGAGCGTCTCCGGCCTGTTGACGGGGCGGGATATCGCCGCGGCCGTTGCCGCGTCGGGGGGAGCGGCTGGGCGGCTGATCGTTGTCCCCGCGGTGTCCTTGAGGGATGGGGTGTTCCTCGATGACATGACGCTGAGCGACCTCGAAACGGCGCTGGGCGCCAGGGTCGCGGTCGCGGGGCCGTCTCCGAAGGACCTGCTCGAAAGACTCAAGAGGGAAGACAGGGGATCGCCATGA
- the der gene encoding ribosome biogenesis GTPase Der codes for MKPVVAIIGRPNVGKSALFNRLVQKRVAIVEDIPGVTRDRITSDTEWQGKWFTLVDTGGLVADARDPMGAQIRRQVELALAEADVTLLVVDARDGVAPADRDAAEVVRRSGRPAILVVNKGEGAGAGAAEADAYSLGLGEPVVVSAIHGTGTGDLLDRIATLLPQYEAPGEDDSRVKVAIVGRPNVGKSSLLNAILGEERVIVSSEPGTTRDAVDVARDIGDRKFLFIDTAGMRRRSKVGESLEKYSVSRALRAVDRADVAVLVIAADQGVTDQDKKIAGYVQDKGKALVLCFNKFDLVSIDEAGRRSRPGELEERREALVELARWHLGFVSHAPVVFTTATDGQGVTTLIDGTWEAAVQHARRVPTPELNRVIHEAFLLSPPPSEKGKELKVYYATQVAARPPVFVLFVNEPGIVKVPYVRYLEGRLRQSFGFEGTPLVIRFRRRE; via the coding sequence ATGAAGCCGGTCGTCGCCATAATCGGAAGGCCCAACGTTGGAAAATCGGCGCTGTTCAACAGGCTGGTACAGAAGCGGGTGGCCATCGTCGAGGACATCCCCGGGGTCACCAGGGACCGCATTACTTCCGACACCGAGTGGCAGGGCAAATGGTTCACACTCGTGGACACGGGGGGCCTCGTTGCGGATGCCAGGGATCCCATGGGCGCGCAGATACGGCGGCAGGTTGAGCTCGCTCTGGCCGAGGCCGACGTCACGCTCCTCGTGGTTGACGCACGCGACGGCGTGGCCCCGGCCGACCGCGACGCGGCCGAGGTTGTCAGGAGGTCGGGCAGGCCGGCGATCCTGGTAGTGAACAAGGGTGAAGGGGCGGGAGCCGGAGCGGCCGAGGCCGATGCGTATTCGCTGGGACTCGGGGAGCCGGTGGTGGTCTCGGCCATTCACGGGACCGGAACAGGCGATCTCCTGGACCGGATCGCGACCCTACTGCCCCAGTACGAGGCCCCGGGGGAGGACGACTCCCGCGTGAAGGTGGCGATTGTGGGGCGTCCCAACGTCGGAAAGTCATCACTGCTCAATGCCATCCTCGGGGAAGAGAGAGTGATCGTGTCGAGCGAGCCCGGGACCACGAGGGACGCGGTTGACGTCGCGCGCGACATTGGGGACAGGAAGTTCCTGTTCATCGATACCGCCGGCATGCGGCGTCGCTCGAAAGTCGGCGAGTCTCTCGAGAAATACAGCGTTTCCAGGGCGCTCCGCGCCGTCGACAGGGCGGACGTAGCGGTCCTGGTCATTGCGGCGGACCAGGGTGTCACGGATCAGGACAAGAAGATAGCGGGGTACGTCCAGGATAAGGGCAAGGCGCTGGTTCTGTGCTTCAACAAGTTCGACCTCGTATCGATAGACGAGGCTGGCCGCAGGAGCAGGCCCGGCGAACTGGAGGAGCGCCGCGAGGCGCTGGTCGAGCTGGCGCGCTGGCATCTCGGATTCGTGTCGCACGCCCCGGTGGTTTTCACTACCGCCACGGACGGGCAGGGTGTGACCACCCTCATCGATGGGACCTGGGAAGCCGCCGTCCAGCACGCCCGCCGGGTGCCGACACCCGAACTCAACAGGGTGATACACGAGGCTTTTCTGCTCTCGCCGCCGCCTTCCGAGAAAGGCAAGGAGCTGAAGGTCTACTACGCGACACAGGTTGCGGCGAGACCGCCGGTGTTCGTGTTGTTCGTGAATGAGCCGGGAATCGTCAAGGTGCCGTACGTGAGGTATCTCGAAGGGCGCTTGCGTCAGTCCTTCGGCTTCGAAGGCACACCCCTGGTCATCAGGTTCCGCAGGAGAGAGTAG